A region of Neovison vison isolate M4711 chromosome 7, ASM_NN_V1, whole genome shotgun sequence DNA encodes the following proteins:
- the LOC122912650 gene encoding olfactory receptor 51F2-like — translation MSNFWTTTSTSIIFLLTGVPGLEVFHIWISIPFCFLYITALSGNSLILFAIVTQPSLHKPMYYFLSMLSTTDLGLSISTLVTMMGIFWFDAREISFNACLSQMFFIKLFTVMESSVLLAMAFDRFVAISNPLRYATILTDSRIAQIGVAIVIRGTLMLTPMVALLKRLSFCHNHVFHHSYCFHPDVMKLSCTDTRINNAVGLTAMISTVGVDSIFILLSYILIIKTVLSIASPEERKKAFSTCISHIGAVVIFYFPLISLSFVHRFGKRAPAYVHTMIANTYLLIPPVMNPIIYSVKTKQIRRAVIKMIYSKDT, via the coding sequence ATGTCAAACTTCTGGACTACCACATCTACTTCCATCATTTTCCTCCTAACTGGCGTTCCCGGGCTGGAAGTCTTCCACATCTGGATCTCCATTCCCTTCTGCTTTCTCTACATAACCGCCCTCTCAGGAAACAGCCTGATTCTCTTTGCCATTGTCACCCAGCCCAGCCTCCACAAACCCATGTATTATTTCCTCTCCATGCTGTCCACCACTGACCTCGGCCTGTCCATATCCACCCTGGTCACCATGATGGGTATATTCTGGTTCGATGCCAGGGAGATCAGCTTTAATGCCTGCTTGTCACAGATGTTCTTTATTAAACTCTTCACTGTCATGGAATCCTCAGTGCTGTTGGCCATGGCCTTTGATCGTTTTGTGGCCATCTCTAATCCACTCAGGTATGCCACCATTTTAACTGATTCCAGAATAGCTCAAATTGGAGTGGCAATTGTCATCAGAGGGACACTAATGCTGACACCAATGGTTGCACTTCTTAAAAGACTGTCCTTCTGCCACAACCACGTGTTTCACCACTCCTACTGCTTCCACCCTGATGTAATGAAGCTCTCATGCACAGACACCAGGATCAACAATGCAGTTGGATTGACTGCCATGATCTCTACTGTTGGTGTGGACTCAATCTTCATCCTCCTCTCTTACATTTTGATTATTAAGACCGTCCTCAGCATTGCATCcccagaagagaggaagaaagcctTCAGCACATGTATCTCCCATATTGGAGCTGTTGTTATTTTCTACTTTCCATTGATCAGTCTGTCCTTTGTTCACAGATTTGGGAAACGAGCCCCAGCCTATGTTCATACAATGATTGCTAACACTTACCTCCTGATCCCTCCTGTAATGAACCCCATCATCTACAGTGTGAAGACCAAACAAATACGCAGAGCTGTGATAAAAATGATCTATTCCAAAGACACATAG
- the LOC122912649 gene encoding olfactory receptor 51E2, protein MPAMSSCNFTHTTFVLIGIPGLEEAHFWIGFPLLSMYVVAVFGNCIVVFIVRTERSLHAPMYLFLCMLATIDLALSTSTMPKILALFWFDSREITFDACITQMFFIHALSAIESTILLAMAFDRYVAICHPLRHAAVLNNTVTAQIGMVAVVRGSLFFIPLPLLIKRLAFCHSNVLSHSYCVHQDMMKLAYADTLPNVIYGLTAILLVMGVDVLFISLSYFLIIRTVLQLPSKSERAKAFGTCVSHIGVVLAFYVPLIGLSVVHRFGNSLDPIVHVLMGDVYLLLPPVINPIIYGAKTKQIRTRVLAMFKISHDKDPQVVERR, encoded by the coding sequence ATGCCAGCTATGAGTTCCTGCAACTTCACACATACCACCTTTGTACTTATTGGTATCCCAGGATTAGAAGAAGCCCATTTTTGGATCGGCTTTCCCCTGCTTTCAATGTATGTCGTGGCAGTGTTTGGAAACTGCATCGTGGTCTTCATCGTAAGGACAGAGCGCAGCCTACATGCTCCCATGTACCTCTTTCTCTGCATGCTGGCAACAATTGACCTGGCCTTGTCGACATCCACCATGCCCAAGATCCTCGCTCTCTTCTGGTTTGATTCCCGGGAGATTACTTTTGATGCCTGCATTACCCAGATGTTTTTTATTCATGCTCTCTCAGCTATTGAGTCCACTATCCTGCTGGCCATGGCCTTTGACCGTTATGTAGCCATCTGCCACCCACTGCGCCATGCAGCAGTGCTCAACAATACAGTAACAGCTCAGATTGGCATGGTGGCTGTTGTCCGTGGATCCCTCTTCTTTATCCCACTGCCTCTGCTCATCAAGCGGCTGGCCTTCTGCCACTCCAATGTGCTCTCTCACTCCTATTGTGTCCACCAGGATATGATGAAGTTGGCCTATGCAGACACGTTGCCCAATGTGATCTATGGTCTTACTGCCATACTGTTAGTTATGGGCGTGGATGTTCTGTTCATCTCCTTGTCCTATTTTCTGATTATACGAACAGTTCTACAACTGCCTTCCAAGTCAGAGCGGGCCAAGGCTTTTGGAACCTGTGTGTCACACATCGGTGTGGTATTAGCTTTCTATGTTCCTCTCATTGGCCTCTCAGTGGTACACCGTTTTGGAAACAGCCTTGATCCCATTGTGCATGTTCTCATGGGTGATGTTTATCTACTCCTGCCTCCTGTGATCAATCCCATCATCTACGGTGCCAAGACCAAACAGATCAGAACTCGTGTGCTAGCTATGTTCAAGATTAGCCATGACAAGGACCCTCAGGTTGTGGAAAGAAGGTGA